In the Passer domesticus isolate bPasDom1 chromosome 4, bPasDom1.hap1, whole genome shotgun sequence genome, one interval contains:
- the RPL34 gene encoding large ribosomal subunit protein eL34: MVQRLTYRRRLSYNTASNKTRLSRTPGNRIVYLYTKKVGKAPKSACGICPGRLRGVRAVRPKVLMRLSKTKKHVSRAYGGSMCAKCVRDRIKRAFLIEEQKIVVKVLKAQAQSQKSK; the protein is encoded by the exons ATGGTGCAGCGCCTGACATACCGCCGTAGGTTGTCCTACAACACAGCTTCCAACAAGACCAGACT GTCCCGAACACCCGGGAACAGGATCGTTTACCTCTACACCAAGAAAGTGGGAAAGGCCCCCAAGTCAGCATGTGGGATTTGCCCGGGAAGACTTCGTGGT GTGCGTGCAGTGCGCCCCAAAGTTCTGATGAGGCTGTCAAAAACGAAGAAGCACGTCAGCAGAGCCTACGGTGGCTCCATGTGTGCCAAGTGTGTCCGTGACAG gatCAAGCGAGCTTTTCTTATTGAGGAGCAGAAGATCGTTGTGAAAGTGTTGAAGGCACAAGCACAGAGCCAGAAGTCAAAGTGA